GGGTCGGCGGGGTCGGCGGCGCCCGCGGCGAGGGTGTGGACGAGGGTGCGCAGGGCTTCGTGGTCGCCGGCGCCGCGGGTGGGGAGTACGTCGCCCAGTGCGGCGGTGACGCGGGCGGTGACGGCGGCGGGGCCGCCGGCGGGGAGGGGGCCGGCGCGTTCGGCGGCGCCGTCGTGCAGGGCGTCGAGGACGGTGTCGAGGAGGGGCCGCAGGGCGTCGGCGCCGCCGAGGCCTCCGGCGAGCGGGGACGGCGGTGGCGGGGTGCCGGGCGGCGGGGTCATCCGGTGTCCTTAGCGGAGGCGGGCGGGAACGGCCTGGTCGTTCCCGCCCAGCACAACGATCAGACCCGAATGGGGTAACCGCCGGGGTTTGTCCGCCCGTCCGGTCTCGGCCGGGTGTTCGGTCGGACCGGCCCGGGGGCGTTCCCGTGTGCGGGCCGGTGGCCGGTGGTCAGCCGTTGCCGCGGATGCGCAGGGCGCGGGCGAGGTCGTCGAGCTGGTCGACGAGTTGGCGGCGCAGCAGCGGGATGATGTCGGTGTCGTCCAGGCAGGCGCGGCCGGCGCGGAGGTTGGCCTCGTCGACGGCGTGCGAGGGGAAGGCCCACCGGCCGACGGCCTGGCCGATGGCGGGTCCGCGGCGGGCGCCGAGGGCGACGGCCTCGGGGTAGTAGCGCGGCACGTAGTCCTGTACGAGTTCGGCCTGTTCGGGCTGCCAGAAGCCGGAGGCGGTGGCCTTGAAGAGGTAGTTGGACAGGGTGTCGTCGTGGAACATGCGTTGCCAGGCGGCGGCCTTGGCCTCGGGGGTGGGGAGCGCGGCGCGGCAGCGGGCGGCGCCCTCTTCCCCGGTGGCGCTGGGGTCGTCGGCGAGGGCGGTGTCGATGTCGGCTTCGGTGACGGCGCCGAGGACGGCGAGTCGGGCGAGGATGCGCCAGCGCAGTTCGGGGTCGAGTTCGGGTCCGCCGGGGACGGTGCCGTCGGCGAGCCAGCCGGCGAGGGTGTCGGGCTGGGTGGCGCTGTCGATGTGGACGCGGACGGCGGCGAGGCGCAGGCCGGGGTCGGAGCCGTCCTCGGTGCGGCGCATCAGGGCGCGGGCGACGGTGGTGAGGGTGTTGAGGGCGGCGGTGCGGCGGCCGGGGGCGACGTAGTGGGCGGCGACGCGGTTGCGGGCGAAGCCGAGGACGCCCTGGACGATCGCGAGGTCGTTCTCCTCGGGGAGGTGGGCGTGCGCGGTCTCCAGGTAGGACTCGGGTTCCAGTTCGCCGTCGCGGACCATGTCGCGCAGGGAGTTCCAGACGACGGCGCGGGTGAGCGGGCCGGGGATGCGGGACAGGCCGCGCAGGGCGGTTTCCTCGGAGACGGCGTCGAAGCGGATCTTGACGTAGCCGAGGTCCTGGTCGTTGAGGAGGATCAGGTCGGGTCGCCGGCCGCTCGCGGAGACGACTTCGGTGCTGGGGACGTCCAGGTCGAGGTGTTCGCGCAGTTCCAGGTCGCCGGTGGGGTCGCGGTCGTAGAGGCCGACGGTGATGTGGTGGGGGCGGCTGCCGTGGTGGTCGACGGTGAGGGTCCAGCCGGCGTCGCCGTCCTCGACGCGCGGGGTGAGGGTGTCGACGCCGGTGGTGCGCAGCCAGGTGTCGGCCCAGGTGTGGACGTCGCGTTCGGTGTGGGCGGCGAGGGAGTCCACGAAGTCGGCGAGGGAGGCGTTGGCGAACTTGTGGCGCGCGAAGTGGGTGTTGATGCCGGCGAGGAAGTCCTTCTCGCCGAGCCAGGCGACGAGTTGGCGCAGGGCCGAGGCGCCCTTGGCGTAGGAGATGCCGTCGAAGTTGAGGAGGGCGGAGGCGGTGTCGGGGACGTCCTCGGGGGCGGGGGCGACGGGGTGGGTGGAGGGGCGTTGGTCGGCTTCGTAGCCCCAGGGTTTGCGCTCCATGCCGAACTCGGTCCAGGTCTGGGTGTAGCCGGTGGCTTCGACGAGGGTCTGGTAGCCCATGTACTCGGCGAAGGACTCGTTGAGCCAGATGTCGTCGAACCAGTGGAGGGTGACGAGGTCGCCGAACCACATGTGGGCCATCTCGTGGGCGATGACCATGGCGCGGCCCTGGCGTTCGGTGTCGGTGACGGCCGAGCGGAAGATGAACTCGTCGCGGAAGGTGACCAGGCCGGGGTTCTCCATGGCGCCGGCGTTGAACTCGGGGACGAACGCCTGGTCGTAGGAGTCGAACGGGTAGGGCTCGGCGAACTTCTCGTGGTAGCGGTCGAAGCAGGCGGTGGTGACGGAGAGGATCTCGTCGGCGTCGGCGTCGAGGTGGGGTGCGAGGGACTGCCGGCAGTGGAGGGCGAACGGCAGGCCGGCGTGGTCGGTGCGGACGGTGTGCCAGGGTCCGCCGGCAATCGCGGCGAGGTAGGTGGAGATCGCGGGGGTGGGGGCGGAGGTCCAGGTGCCGGCGCCGTCCTCGGGCCGGTCGGCGCCGCGGGTGGTGATGCCGTTGGCGAGGACGGTCCAGTGGGCGGGGGCGGTGACGGTGAAGGCGAAGACGGCCTTCAGGTCGGGTTGGTCGAAGGCGGCGAAGACCCGCTGGACGTCGTCCAGGAACATCTGGGAGTAGACGTACGTCTCGCCGTCCGCGGGGTCGGTGAAGCGGTGCAGGCCCTCGCCGGTGCGGGAGTAGTTCATGCGGGCGTCGACGCGCAGCTCGTGGGGGCCCGGGGCGAGCCCGGTGAGCGGGAGGCGGTTGTCGGTGAGGCCGGCGGGGTCGACGGGCCGGCCGTCGAGTTCGACGGAGCGCAGTTCGTCCGGTTTCAGCTCGACGAAGGTGTCACCGGCGGCGCGGGCCGTGAACCGGATGACGGTGGTGGAGGTGAAGGTCTCGTCACCGGTGGTGAGGTCGAGGGTGACGTCGTAGTGGTGGACGTCGAGGAGCCGGGCTCGGAGCTGCGCTTCGTTGCGCGTCAATGCGGACATGGGGCCCATGCTGCCCGATGGGTCGGGCGGGCCCCCAGGGGCCTACTCCTCGCCGGCTGCGATCGTCTCGTGGTGGCGGATGACCTCGGCGATGATGAAGTTGAGGAGTTTCTCCGCGAAGGCCGGATCGAGTTTGGCGTTCTCGGCGAGCTGGCGCAGGCGGGCGATCTGGCTGGCCTCGCGGCCGGGGTCGGCGGGGGGCAGCTGGTGGCGGGCCTTGAGGTGGCCGACCTGCTGGGTGCACTTGAAGCGCTCGGCGAGCATGTGGACCACGGCCGCGTCGATGTTGTCGATGCTGTCGCGCAGGCGGGACAGTTCGGCGGTGACGTTCTCGTGGGCCTCGTCGGTGTCGCTGTGGTTCATGGTTCCCGAGAATACGTGGCGGACGCGACGGGTTCCTCGCCACCTCGACCGGTGAGACGGCCGGCGGGGTCGGGGCGGGGCCCGGCGGGCACGGGACGGCCCGAAAGGGCCGGCCTACAGGGCCTGGAGGGGCAGGGTGGCGGTGACGAGCCAGCCGCCCGTCGGGGCGGGGCCGGCGGTGAGGGAGCCGCCGAGGGCCTCGGCGCGTTCGGTCATTCCGGCGAGGCCGTAGCCGCCGCCCCGGGCGTTCTCGGAGAGTCGGGCGGGCCGGCCGCCGTCGTCCTCGACGCGTACTTCGAGGCCGGCGGGGACGGTGCGCAGGGCGATGTGGACGGCGGTGGCCGTCGCCGCGTGTTTGCCGATGTTGGTGAGGGCTTCGAGGACGATGCGGTGCGCGGTGGCGGCCACGTCCGCGGGGAGTCGGGCCTCCAGGCCTTCTTCGATGCGGAGGGTGACGGGCGGGCCGGTGACGGCGAAGCGTTCGGTGAGCGCGCGCAGGTCCGCGAGGCCGGCGACGGGGGTGGTTCCGGCGGAGGTGTCGCCGCCGCCGGTCTCGTCCTCGCGGAGGATCTTGACGAGGCGGCGCATGGAGCCGAGGGCCTCGTCGCCGGCGGTCTCGATGCGGCCGAGGATCTCGGCGGCGCGGTCGGCGGTGACTCCGGTGAAGCGGGCGGCGCGGGCCTCGACGACGATGCCGGTGACGTGGTGGGCGACGAGGTCGTGGAGTTCGCGGGCGAGCTCCAGGCGTTCGGCGGTGCGGACGGCTCGCAGTTCGCGGACGCGTTGGACGGACTGGAGGCGCAGGAGCAGGGAGTACGCGCCGACGACGACGGCGAGGACGGAGAAGAGCAGGGTGAACCGGCCTGGGTCGGTGTCGCGTACGGGGACGGCCATGCAGCCGAGGCCGAGGAGGGGGCCGAGGACGGCGGCGGTGCGGGCGGGGGCGCGGAGCAGGACCTGGGAGAGCAGGACGAGCAGGGCGATGGCCTCGCCGGCGCCCCAGACGACGAGGGGATGGTTGCCGAAGATCAGCAGGAGGGTGACGGTCCAGGTGGTGGCGGCGGCGAACCAGGCGCGGGCGAGCAGGGGGATGCGGGGCCAGGGCGCGGCGCTGAGGCAGACGAGGATCCCGGACACCCACACGGCGGCGTGCGGGGCGCTGGGCTGACGGGCCAGGACGAGGCCCTCGAAGGTGACGAGGCCGAGGAGGAGCAGCGAGAGGGTGACGCGGAGCAGCCGGGCGGCGCGGGGGTGGCGGCGGGTCCAGGAGGCGAGGGGACTCATCGCGGCGGACGCGGCCGGTCGAGCCGGGGGCCGGGGCCCGCACCGGGCCCCGCCTCGGGACCCACACCGCACCCCGCCCCGGGACTCGCGCCGCGCCGGACGGCAGGCCTCACGCCGCGCCGGCGGCGAGGCCGCTTTCCCAGGCCCACGCGGCGATCTCGACGCGGTTGCGGGCGTCGAGTTTGGTCTGGACGTTGGCCAGGTGGGTCTTGACGGTGGACAGTGAGACGAAGAGTTCGCCGGCGATCTCGGCGTTGGTCTGGCCGCGGGCGAGGCAGCGCACGACGTCGACCTCGCGTTCGGTGAGGGGTTCCGAGGGGCGGCGGGCGGCTCGGGCGGGCGGGGCGTGGGCCATTTCGCGGAGCAGCCGCACGGTGATGGCGGGCGAGACCAGGGAGTCGCCGACGGCGGCGGCGCGGACCGCTTCAACCAGCATGGCCGGGCTCGCGTCCTTCAGGAGGAAGCCGGACGCTCCGCCGCGGAGCGCCGCGTGGACGTATTCGTCGAGGTCGAAGGTGGTGACGATGACGATGCGTGGGGTGTCCTGGCCGGCGAGGCGTCGGGTGACTTCGAGGCCGTCGAGCCGGGGCATGCGGATGTCGAGGAGCAGGACGTCGGGTCGGTGGGCGGCGACGGCCGCGAGGGCCTCCTCGCCGTCGACGACGTCCGCGACGACCTCGATGTCGGGTTGGCTTTCGAGGATCATCCGGAAGCCGGTCCTGACCATTTCCTGGTCGTCCGCGATGACCACTCTGATCGTCATGCGTTGCCTGCCCCACTGTCGCCCGCTGCCGATGGTGTCGTCCCGGAGGGATTCGTTCCATGGGACCGGTGCGCGTGGCGTCCCGCAACCGCTCGGCGGGCCGTCGGGAGGGTGCCGCGGGACC
This region of Streptomyces sp. NBC_00513 genomic DNA includes:
- a CDS encoding chorismate mutase, which encodes MNHSDTDEAHENVTAELSRLRDSIDNIDAAVVHMLAERFKCTQQVGHLKARHQLPPADPGREASQIARLRQLAENAKLDPAFAEKLLNFIIAEVIRHHETIAAGEE
- the pepN gene encoding aminopeptidase N, with amino-acid sequence MGPMSALTRNEAQLRARLLDVHHYDVTLDLTTGDETFTSTTVIRFTARAAGDTFVELKPDELRSVELDGRPVDPAGLTDNRLPLTGLAPGPHELRVDARMNYSRTGEGLHRFTDPADGETYVYSQMFLDDVQRVFAAFDQPDLKAVFAFTVTAPAHWTVLANGITTRGADRPEDGAGTWTSAPTPAISTYLAAIAGGPWHTVRTDHAGLPFALHCRQSLAPHLDADADEILSVTTACFDRYHEKFAEPYPFDSYDQAFVPEFNAGAMENPGLVTFRDEFIFRSAVTDTERQGRAMVIAHEMAHMWFGDLVTLHWFDDIWLNESFAEYMGYQTLVEATGYTQTWTEFGMERKPWGYEADQRPSTHPVAPAPEDVPDTASALLNFDGISYAKGASALRQLVAWLGEKDFLAGINTHFARHKFANASLADFVDSLAAHTERDVHTWADTWLRTTGVDTLTPRVEDGDAGWTLTVDHHGSRPHHITVGLYDRDPTGDLELREHLDLDVPSTEVVSASGRRPDLILLNDQDLGYVKIRFDAVSEETALRGLSRIPGPLTRAVVWNSLRDMVRDGELEPESYLETAHAHLPEENDLAIVQGVLGFARNRVAAHYVAPGRRTAALNTLTTVARALMRRTEDGSDPGLRLAAVRVHIDSATQPDTLAGWLADGTVPGGPELDPELRWRILARLAVLGAVTEADIDTALADDPSATGEEGAARCRAALPTPEAKAAAWQRMFHDDTLSNYLFKATASGFWQPEQAELVQDYVPRYYPEAVALGARRGPAIGQAVGRWAFPSHAVDEANLRAGRACLDDTDIIPLLRRQLVDQLDDLARALRIRGNG
- a CDS encoding response regulator transcription factor, yielding MTIRVVIADDQEMVRTGFRMILESQPDIEVVADVVDGEEALAAVAAHRPDVLLLDIRMPRLDGLEVTRRLAGQDTPRIVIVTTFDLDEYVHAALRGGASGFLLKDASPAMLVEAVRAAAVGDSLVSPAITVRLLREMAHAPPARAARRPSEPLTEREVDVVRCLARGQTNAEIAGELFVSLSTVKTHLANVQTKLDARNRVEIAAWAWESGLAAGAA
- a CDS encoding sensor histidine kinase is translated as MSPLASWTRRHPRAARLLRVTLSLLLLGLVTFEGLVLARQPSAPHAAVWVSGILVCLSAAPWPRIPLLARAWFAAATTWTVTLLLIFGNHPLVVWGAGEAIALLVLLSQVLLRAPARTAAVLGPLLGLGCMAVPVRDTDPGRFTLLFSVLAVVVGAYSLLLRLQSVQRVRELRAVRTAERLELARELHDLVAHHVTGIVVEARAARFTGVTADRAAEILGRIETAGDEALGSMRRLVKILREDETGGGDTSAGTTPVAGLADLRALTERFAVTGPPVTLRIEEGLEARLPADVAATAHRIVLEALTNIGKHAATATAVHIALRTVPAGLEVRVEDDGGRPARLSENARGGGYGLAGMTERAEALGGSLTAGPAPTGGWLVTATLPLQAL